The Strix aluco isolate bStrAlu1 chromosome 19, bStrAlu1.hap1, whole genome shotgun sequence genome contains a region encoding:
- the MYO1C gene encoding unconventional myosin-Ic isoform X3: MKFRGAGAGANGIRLTMESALTARDRVGVQDFVLLENFTSEAAFIENLRKRFKENLIYTYIGSVLVSVNPYKELEIYSKQNMERYRGVSFYEVSPHLYAIADNSYRSLRTERKDQCILISGESGAGKTEATKKILQYYAVTCPASQQVETVKDRLLQSNPVLEAFGNAKTLRNDNSSRFGKYMDVQFDYRGAPVGGHILNYLLEKSRVVHQNHGERNFHIFYQLLEGGEEDLLRRLGLEKSPQQYHYLVKGHCARVSSINDKNDWKIVRRALSIISFNDNEVEDLLSIVASVLHLGNVQFAADEQGNAQVTTENQIKYLARLLAVEGSVLRDALIHKKIIAKGEELISPLNLEQAAYARDALAKAIYGRTFSWLVNKVNKSLAYKEGEFPGWRSTTVLGLLDIYGFEVFQHNSFEQFCINYCNEKLQQLFIELTLKSEQEEYESEGIAWEPVQYFNNKIICDLVEEKFKGIISILDEECLRPGDATDTTFLEKLEETVKNHPHFLTHKLADQKTRKSLGREEFRLSHYAGEVTYSVAGFLDKNNDLLFRNLKETMCNSENPIINQCFDRTELTDKKRPETAATQFKNSLSKLMEILMSKEPSYIRCIKPNDAKQADRFDEVLIRHQVKYLGLMENLRVRRAGFAYRRKYEVFLQRYKSLCPETWPTWDGRPHDGVAVLVKHLGYKQEEYKMGRTKIFIRFPKTLFATEDALEVRKQSLATKMQATWRGFYRRKKFLHMKHSAIAIQSWWRGTLGRRKAAKKKWAVETIRRFIKGFIYRNHPRCPENEYFLDYIRFSFLMNLKRNLPKSVLDKSWPTPPPSLCEASQLLRQLCMQNMVWTYCKRISPEWKQQLEQKVIASEIFKGKKDNYPQSVPRLFINTRLGNEEINAKVLQALENEAIKYAVPVIKYDRKGYKARARQLLLTQNAVVIVEESKIKQRIDYANLTGISVSSLSDNLFVLHVHCEDNKQKGDVVLQSDHVIETLTKTAMQADKVNNVNINQGSIKFTVGQGKEGIIDFISGSELLIAKAKNGHLTVVAPRLNSR, translated from the exons ATGAAGTTCAGAGGCGCG GGAGCGGGGGCTAACGGTATTCGTCTGACCATGGAGAGCGCTCTGACAGCCCGCGACCGTGTCGGGGTGCAGGATTTTGTCCTGCTTGAGAACTTCACCAGCGAAGCAGCATTTATTGAAAATCTGCGCAAGCGTTTCAAGGAGAATCTGATCTAT ACATACATTGGCTCAGTTCTGGTGTCTGTTAATCCGTACAAGGAACTGGAAATCTACAGCAAACAGAACATGGAGCGATACCGTGGTGTCAGCTTCTATGAAGTTTCTCCTCACCT CTACGCTATTGCAGACAATTCCTACCGCTCCCTGCGCACGGAGAGGAAGGATCAGTGCATTCTGATCTCTGGGGAGAGCGGGGCCGGCAAGACAGAGGCCACCAAGAAGATCCTGCAGTACTACGCCGTGACCTGTCCAGCCAGTCAGCAGGTCGAGACCGTGAAGGACCGCCTGTTACAATCCAATCCCGTCCTGGAG GCCTTTGGAAACGCAAAAACCCTTCGGAATGACAACTCCAGCCGATTTGGGAAGTATATGGATGTGCAGTTTGATTACAGG GGAGCTCCTGTTGGGGGCCACATCTTGAACTACCTCCTGGAGAAGTCCCGAGTTGTGCACCAGAATCACGGAGAGAGGAACTTCCACATTTTCTACCAGCTGctagaaggaggggaggaggactTACTGCGAAGGCTGGGCCTTGAGAAGAGCCCACAACAGTATCACTATTTAGTAAAG GGTCACTGTGCAAGGGTCAGTTCCATAAATGATAAAAATGATTGGAAGATTGTACGAAGAGCCCTGTCCATTATAAGCTTCAATGACAACGAGGTGGAG GATTTGCTGAGCATTGTGGCTAGTGTCCTGCATCTGGGGAACGTGCAGTTCGCTGCTGATGAGCAAGGAAATGCTCAAGTCACTACAGAGAACCAGATTAAATACCTGGCTAGG CTTCTAGCAGTTGAGGGCTCTGTTCTTCGAGATGCCTTGATCCACAAGAAGATCATAGCAAAAGGGGAAGAG CTCATCAGTCCCCTGAACCTGGAGCAGGCAGCCTACGCAAGGGACGCGCTTGCTAAGGCGATCTACGGACGCACTTTCTCCTGGCTGGTGAACAAGGTTAACAAGTCTCTTGCTTACAAG GAAGGAGAGTTTCCAGGCTGGAGAAGTACAACAGTCCTAGGATTGCTTGATATCTACGGATTTGAGGTTTTCCAGCACAACAG CTTTGAGCAATTTTGTATTAATTATTGTAATGAAAAATTGCAGCAGCTCTTCATAGAGCTCACGTTAAAGTCAGAACAAGAGGAATACGAGTCAGAAGGCATAGCG TGGGAACCAGTTCAGTATttcaataacaaaataatttgtgatttGGTGGAGGAGAAATTCAAAGGCATCATTTCTATTCTG GATGAAGAGTGTCTCAGACCGGGGGATGCCACAGATACAACATTCTTGGAGAAACTGGAGGAAACTGTGAAGAACCACCCTCATTTTCTCAC GCACAAGCTCGCTGACCAGAAGACTCGCAAGTCACTGGGGCGGGAGGAGTTTCGGCTGTCACACTATGCTGGGGAGGTCACCTACAGCGTCGCAG gtTTTCTAGATAAAAACAATGACCTTCTCTTTCGGAACCTGAAGGAG ACCATGTGCAACTCTGAGAATCCTATTATAAATCAGTGTTTTGACAGGACAGAGCTGACAGACAAAAAGAGACCTGAAACG gcAGCAACTCAGTTTAAAAACAGCCTCTCCAAGCTCATGGAGATTCTGATGTCCAAAGAACCCTCCTACATTCGTTGCATTAAACCTAACGATGCTAAACAGGCTG ATCGATTTGATGAAGTTCTAATCCGACATCAAGTGAAATACCTCGGGTTGATGGAGAACCTCAGAGTGCGCAGAGCTGGGTTTGCATATCGAAGAAAATATGAAGTTTTCCTGCAGAG GTACAAATCCCTTTGTCCAGAAACGTGGCCCACGTGGGACGGACGGCCCCACGATGGGGTGGCTGTGCTGGTGAAACATCTTGGCTACAAACAGGAAGAATACAAAATGGGACG AACAAAGATTTTTATCCGCTTTCCCAAGACCTTGTTTGCAACGGAAGATGCTCTGGAAGTGAGGAAGCAGAGTCTGG CAACAAAAATGCAGGCCACATGGAGAGGTTTCTACCGTCGAAAGAAATTCCTACACATGAAACACTCAG caATAGCCATCCAGTCCTGGTGGCGGGGAACCTTGGGACGCCGAAAAGCTGCCAAGAAGAAGTGGGCAGTAGAGACTATCAGAAG GTTCATTAAAGGTTTTATTTACCGGAACCACCCTCGCTGCCCAGAGAATGAGTATTTCCTTGATTACATCCGCTTCTCCTTCCTGATGAACCTCAAGCGTAATTTACCAAAAAGCGTTTTGGACAAATCGTGGCCAACTCCCCCCCCATCACTGTGTGAG GCATCCCAGCTCCTGCGACAGCTCTGTATGCAGAACATGGTCTGGACCTACTGCAAGAGAATCAGCCCAGAGTGGAAGCAGCAG TTGGAACAAAAAGTAATTGCCAGTGAAATTTTTAAGGGTAAAAAAGACAATTACCCTCAGAGTGTTCCTAGACTCTTCATCAACACTCGACTTG GTAATGAAGAGATAAATGCTAAAGTCCTTCAGGCTTTAGAAAATGAGGCCATTAAG TATGCAGTTCCTGTGATCAAGTATGACCGGAAAGGATACAAAGCAAGAGCACGGCAGCTGCTTCTTACCCAAAATGCTGTTGTCATAGTTGAAGAATCCAAAATCAAACAACGGATTGACTATGCCAATCTGACAG
- the MYO1C gene encoding unconventional myosin-Ic isoform X1, translated as MKFRGASLCSDHYYILRRSRKELPDNGAGANGIRLTMESALTARDRVGVQDFVLLENFTSEAAFIENLRKRFKENLIYTYIGSVLVSVNPYKELEIYSKQNMERYRGVSFYEVSPHLYAIADNSYRSLRTERKDQCILISGESGAGKTEATKKILQYYAVTCPASQQVETVKDRLLQSNPVLEAFGNAKTLRNDNSSRFGKYMDVQFDYRGAPVGGHILNYLLEKSRVVHQNHGERNFHIFYQLLEGGEEDLLRRLGLEKSPQQYHYLVKGHCARVSSINDKNDWKIVRRALSIISFNDNEVEDLLSIVASVLHLGNVQFAADEQGNAQVTTENQIKYLARLLAVEGSVLRDALIHKKIIAKGEELISPLNLEQAAYARDALAKAIYGRTFSWLVNKVNKSLAYKEGEFPGWRSTTVLGLLDIYGFEVFQHNSFEQFCINYCNEKLQQLFIELTLKSEQEEYESEGIAWEPVQYFNNKIICDLVEEKFKGIISILDEECLRPGDATDTTFLEKLEETVKNHPHFLTHKLADQKTRKSLGREEFRLSHYAGEVTYSVAGFLDKNNDLLFRNLKETMCNSENPIINQCFDRTELTDKKRPETAATQFKNSLSKLMEILMSKEPSYIRCIKPNDAKQADRFDEVLIRHQVKYLGLMENLRVRRAGFAYRRKYEVFLQRYKSLCPETWPTWDGRPHDGVAVLVKHLGYKQEEYKMGRTKIFIRFPKTLFATEDALEVRKQSLATKMQATWRGFYRRKKFLHMKHSAIAIQSWWRGTLGRRKAAKKKWAVETIRRFIKGFIYRNHPRCPENEYFLDYIRFSFLMNLKRNLPKSVLDKSWPTPPPSLCEASQLLRQLCMQNMVWTYCKRISPEWKQQLEQKVIASEIFKGKKDNYPQSVPRLFINTRLGNEEINAKVLQALENEAIKYAVPVIKYDRKGYKARARQLLLTQNAVVIVEESKIKQRIDYANLTGISVSSLSDNLFVLHVHCEDNKQKGDVVLQSDHVIETLTKTAMQADKVNNVNINQGSIKFTVGQGKEGIIDFISGSELLIAKAKNGHLTVVAPRLNSR; from the exons ATGAAGTTCAGAGGCGCG TCCCTGTGCTCTGACCACTATTATATCTTGAGAAGGAGCAGAAAGGAACTACCTGACAAC GGAGCGGGGGCTAACGGTATTCGTCTGACCATGGAGAGCGCTCTGACAGCCCGCGACCGTGTCGGGGTGCAGGATTTTGTCCTGCTTGAGAACTTCACCAGCGAAGCAGCATTTATTGAAAATCTGCGCAAGCGTTTCAAGGAGAATCTGATCTAT ACATACATTGGCTCAGTTCTGGTGTCTGTTAATCCGTACAAGGAACTGGAAATCTACAGCAAACAGAACATGGAGCGATACCGTGGTGTCAGCTTCTATGAAGTTTCTCCTCACCT CTACGCTATTGCAGACAATTCCTACCGCTCCCTGCGCACGGAGAGGAAGGATCAGTGCATTCTGATCTCTGGGGAGAGCGGGGCCGGCAAGACAGAGGCCACCAAGAAGATCCTGCAGTACTACGCCGTGACCTGTCCAGCCAGTCAGCAGGTCGAGACCGTGAAGGACCGCCTGTTACAATCCAATCCCGTCCTGGAG GCCTTTGGAAACGCAAAAACCCTTCGGAATGACAACTCCAGCCGATTTGGGAAGTATATGGATGTGCAGTTTGATTACAGG GGAGCTCCTGTTGGGGGCCACATCTTGAACTACCTCCTGGAGAAGTCCCGAGTTGTGCACCAGAATCACGGAGAGAGGAACTTCCACATTTTCTACCAGCTGctagaaggaggggaggaggactTACTGCGAAGGCTGGGCCTTGAGAAGAGCCCACAACAGTATCACTATTTAGTAAAG GGTCACTGTGCAAGGGTCAGTTCCATAAATGATAAAAATGATTGGAAGATTGTACGAAGAGCCCTGTCCATTATAAGCTTCAATGACAACGAGGTGGAG GATTTGCTGAGCATTGTGGCTAGTGTCCTGCATCTGGGGAACGTGCAGTTCGCTGCTGATGAGCAAGGAAATGCTCAAGTCACTACAGAGAACCAGATTAAATACCTGGCTAGG CTTCTAGCAGTTGAGGGCTCTGTTCTTCGAGATGCCTTGATCCACAAGAAGATCATAGCAAAAGGGGAAGAG CTCATCAGTCCCCTGAACCTGGAGCAGGCAGCCTACGCAAGGGACGCGCTTGCTAAGGCGATCTACGGACGCACTTTCTCCTGGCTGGTGAACAAGGTTAACAAGTCTCTTGCTTACAAG GAAGGAGAGTTTCCAGGCTGGAGAAGTACAACAGTCCTAGGATTGCTTGATATCTACGGATTTGAGGTTTTCCAGCACAACAG CTTTGAGCAATTTTGTATTAATTATTGTAATGAAAAATTGCAGCAGCTCTTCATAGAGCTCACGTTAAAGTCAGAACAAGAGGAATACGAGTCAGAAGGCATAGCG TGGGAACCAGTTCAGTATttcaataacaaaataatttgtgatttGGTGGAGGAGAAATTCAAAGGCATCATTTCTATTCTG GATGAAGAGTGTCTCAGACCGGGGGATGCCACAGATACAACATTCTTGGAGAAACTGGAGGAAACTGTGAAGAACCACCCTCATTTTCTCAC GCACAAGCTCGCTGACCAGAAGACTCGCAAGTCACTGGGGCGGGAGGAGTTTCGGCTGTCACACTATGCTGGGGAGGTCACCTACAGCGTCGCAG gtTTTCTAGATAAAAACAATGACCTTCTCTTTCGGAACCTGAAGGAG ACCATGTGCAACTCTGAGAATCCTATTATAAATCAGTGTTTTGACAGGACAGAGCTGACAGACAAAAAGAGACCTGAAACG gcAGCAACTCAGTTTAAAAACAGCCTCTCCAAGCTCATGGAGATTCTGATGTCCAAAGAACCCTCCTACATTCGTTGCATTAAACCTAACGATGCTAAACAGGCTG ATCGATTTGATGAAGTTCTAATCCGACATCAAGTGAAATACCTCGGGTTGATGGAGAACCTCAGAGTGCGCAGAGCTGGGTTTGCATATCGAAGAAAATATGAAGTTTTCCTGCAGAG GTACAAATCCCTTTGTCCAGAAACGTGGCCCACGTGGGACGGACGGCCCCACGATGGGGTGGCTGTGCTGGTGAAACATCTTGGCTACAAACAGGAAGAATACAAAATGGGACG AACAAAGATTTTTATCCGCTTTCCCAAGACCTTGTTTGCAACGGAAGATGCTCTGGAAGTGAGGAAGCAGAGTCTGG CAACAAAAATGCAGGCCACATGGAGAGGTTTCTACCGTCGAAAGAAATTCCTACACATGAAACACTCAG caATAGCCATCCAGTCCTGGTGGCGGGGAACCTTGGGACGCCGAAAAGCTGCCAAGAAGAAGTGGGCAGTAGAGACTATCAGAAG GTTCATTAAAGGTTTTATTTACCGGAACCACCCTCGCTGCCCAGAGAATGAGTATTTCCTTGATTACATCCGCTTCTCCTTCCTGATGAACCTCAAGCGTAATTTACCAAAAAGCGTTTTGGACAAATCGTGGCCAACTCCCCCCCCATCACTGTGTGAG GCATCCCAGCTCCTGCGACAGCTCTGTATGCAGAACATGGTCTGGACCTACTGCAAGAGAATCAGCCCAGAGTGGAAGCAGCAG TTGGAACAAAAAGTAATTGCCAGTGAAATTTTTAAGGGTAAAAAAGACAATTACCCTCAGAGTGTTCCTAGACTCTTCATCAACACTCGACTTG GTAATGAAGAGATAAATGCTAAAGTCCTTCAGGCTTTAGAAAATGAGGCCATTAAG TATGCAGTTCCTGTGATCAAGTATGACCGGAAAGGATACAAAGCAAGAGCACGGCAGCTGCTTCTTACCCAAAATGCTGTTGTCATAGTTGAAGAATCCAAAATCAAACAACGGATTGACTATGCCAATCTGACAG
- the MYO1C gene encoding unconventional myosin-Ic isoform X4: MESALTARDRVGVQDFVLLENFTSEAAFIENLRKRFKENLIYTYIGSVLVSVNPYKELEIYSKQNMERYRGVSFYEVSPHLYAIADNSYRSLRTERKDQCILISGESGAGKTEATKKILQYYAVTCPASQQVETVKDRLLQSNPVLEAFGNAKTLRNDNSSRFGKYMDVQFDYRGAPVGGHILNYLLEKSRVVHQNHGERNFHIFYQLLEGGEEDLLRRLGLEKSPQQYHYLVKGHCARVSSINDKNDWKIVRRALSIISFNDNEVEDLLSIVASVLHLGNVQFAADEQGNAQVTTENQIKYLARLLAVEGSVLRDALIHKKIIAKGEELISPLNLEQAAYARDALAKAIYGRTFSWLVNKVNKSLAYKEGEFPGWRSTTVLGLLDIYGFEVFQHNSFEQFCINYCNEKLQQLFIELTLKSEQEEYESEGIAWEPVQYFNNKIICDLVEEKFKGIISILDEECLRPGDATDTTFLEKLEETVKNHPHFLTHKLADQKTRKSLGREEFRLSHYAGEVTYSVAGFLDKNNDLLFRNLKETMCNSENPIINQCFDRTELTDKKRPETAATQFKNSLSKLMEILMSKEPSYIRCIKPNDAKQADRFDEVLIRHQVKYLGLMENLRVRRAGFAYRRKYEVFLQRYKSLCPETWPTWDGRPHDGVAVLVKHLGYKQEEYKMGRTKIFIRFPKTLFATEDALEVRKQSLATKMQATWRGFYRRKKFLHMKHSAIAIQSWWRGTLGRRKAAKKKWAVETIRRFIKGFIYRNHPRCPENEYFLDYIRFSFLMNLKRNLPKSVLDKSWPTPPPSLCEASQLLRQLCMQNMVWTYCKRISPEWKQQLEQKVIASEIFKGKKDNYPQSVPRLFINTRLGNEEINAKVLQALENEAIKYAVPVIKYDRKGYKARARQLLLTQNAVVIVEESKIKQRIDYANLTGISVSSLSDNLFVLHVHCEDNKQKGDVVLQSDHVIETLTKTAMQADKVNNVNINQGSIKFTVGQGKEGIIDFISGSELLIAKAKNGHLTVVAPRLNSR, encoded by the exons ATGGAGAGCGCTCTGACAGCCCGCGACCGTGTCGGGGTGCAGGATTTTGTCCTGCTTGAGAACTTCACCAGCGAAGCAGCATTTATTGAAAATCTGCGCAAGCGTTTCAAGGAGAATCTGATCTAT ACATACATTGGCTCAGTTCTGGTGTCTGTTAATCCGTACAAGGAACTGGAAATCTACAGCAAACAGAACATGGAGCGATACCGTGGTGTCAGCTTCTATGAAGTTTCTCCTCACCT CTACGCTATTGCAGACAATTCCTACCGCTCCCTGCGCACGGAGAGGAAGGATCAGTGCATTCTGATCTCTGGGGAGAGCGGGGCCGGCAAGACAGAGGCCACCAAGAAGATCCTGCAGTACTACGCCGTGACCTGTCCAGCCAGTCAGCAGGTCGAGACCGTGAAGGACCGCCTGTTACAATCCAATCCCGTCCTGGAG GCCTTTGGAAACGCAAAAACCCTTCGGAATGACAACTCCAGCCGATTTGGGAAGTATATGGATGTGCAGTTTGATTACAGG GGAGCTCCTGTTGGGGGCCACATCTTGAACTACCTCCTGGAGAAGTCCCGAGTTGTGCACCAGAATCACGGAGAGAGGAACTTCCACATTTTCTACCAGCTGctagaaggaggggaggaggactTACTGCGAAGGCTGGGCCTTGAGAAGAGCCCACAACAGTATCACTATTTAGTAAAG GGTCACTGTGCAAGGGTCAGTTCCATAAATGATAAAAATGATTGGAAGATTGTACGAAGAGCCCTGTCCATTATAAGCTTCAATGACAACGAGGTGGAG GATTTGCTGAGCATTGTGGCTAGTGTCCTGCATCTGGGGAACGTGCAGTTCGCTGCTGATGAGCAAGGAAATGCTCAAGTCACTACAGAGAACCAGATTAAATACCTGGCTAGG CTTCTAGCAGTTGAGGGCTCTGTTCTTCGAGATGCCTTGATCCACAAGAAGATCATAGCAAAAGGGGAAGAG CTCATCAGTCCCCTGAACCTGGAGCAGGCAGCCTACGCAAGGGACGCGCTTGCTAAGGCGATCTACGGACGCACTTTCTCCTGGCTGGTGAACAAGGTTAACAAGTCTCTTGCTTACAAG GAAGGAGAGTTTCCAGGCTGGAGAAGTACAACAGTCCTAGGATTGCTTGATATCTACGGATTTGAGGTTTTCCAGCACAACAG CTTTGAGCAATTTTGTATTAATTATTGTAATGAAAAATTGCAGCAGCTCTTCATAGAGCTCACGTTAAAGTCAGAACAAGAGGAATACGAGTCAGAAGGCATAGCG TGGGAACCAGTTCAGTATttcaataacaaaataatttgtgatttGGTGGAGGAGAAATTCAAAGGCATCATTTCTATTCTG GATGAAGAGTGTCTCAGACCGGGGGATGCCACAGATACAACATTCTTGGAGAAACTGGAGGAAACTGTGAAGAACCACCCTCATTTTCTCAC GCACAAGCTCGCTGACCAGAAGACTCGCAAGTCACTGGGGCGGGAGGAGTTTCGGCTGTCACACTATGCTGGGGAGGTCACCTACAGCGTCGCAG gtTTTCTAGATAAAAACAATGACCTTCTCTTTCGGAACCTGAAGGAG ACCATGTGCAACTCTGAGAATCCTATTATAAATCAGTGTTTTGACAGGACAGAGCTGACAGACAAAAAGAGACCTGAAACG gcAGCAACTCAGTTTAAAAACAGCCTCTCCAAGCTCATGGAGATTCTGATGTCCAAAGAACCCTCCTACATTCGTTGCATTAAACCTAACGATGCTAAACAGGCTG ATCGATTTGATGAAGTTCTAATCCGACATCAAGTGAAATACCTCGGGTTGATGGAGAACCTCAGAGTGCGCAGAGCTGGGTTTGCATATCGAAGAAAATATGAAGTTTTCCTGCAGAG GTACAAATCCCTTTGTCCAGAAACGTGGCCCACGTGGGACGGACGGCCCCACGATGGGGTGGCTGTGCTGGTGAAACATCTTGGCTACAAACAGGAAGAATACAAAATGGGACG AACAAAGATTTTTATCCGCTTTCCCAAGACCTTGTTTGCAACGGAAGATGCTCTGGAAGTGAGGAAGCAGAGTCTGG CAACAAAAATGCAGGCCACATGGAGAGGTTTCTACCGTCGAAAGAAATTCCTACACATGAAACACTCAG caATAGCCATCCAGTCCTGGTGGCGGGGAACCTTGGGACGCCGAAAAGCTGCCAAGAAGAAGTGGGCAGTAGAGACTATCAGAAG GTTCATTAAAGGTTTTATTTACCGGAACCACCCTCGCTGCCCAGAGAATGAGTATTTCCTTGATTACATCCGCTTCTCCTTCCTGATGAACCTCAAGCGTAATTTACCAAAAAGCGTTTTGGACAAATCGTGGCCAACTCCCCCCCCATCACTGTGTGAG GCATCCCAGCTCCTGCGACAGCTCTGTATGCAGAACATGGTCTGGACCTACTGCAAGAGAATCAGCCCAGAGTGGAAGCAGCAG TTGGAACAAAAAGTAATTGCCAGTGAAATTTTTAAGGGTAAAAAAGACAATTACCCTCAGAGTGTTCCTAGACTCTTCATCAACACTCGACTTG GTAATGAAGAGATAAATGCTAAAGTCCTTCAGGCTTTAGAAAATGAGGCCATTAAG TATGCAGTTCCTGTGATCAAGTATGACCGGAAAGGATACAAAGCAAGAGCACGGCAGCTGCTTCTTACCCAAAATGCTGTTGTCATAGTTGAAGAATCCAAAATCAAACAACGGATTGACTATGCCAATCTGACAG